A region of the Romboutsia hominis genome:
ATATAGTGGATTTTCTTGTTCAGTACCTGCACCTAGCATAAAGTAAACACTTGGAACTTCATATGAGTAAGATGCAAAATCTTCAGATCCCATACCTCCACCTTCAAATGAAACAACAGATTTTTCTCCAACTAAATCTTTTACATAGTTTCCAAGTTCATTAGCTAAATTTGTATCATTTGTAAGAGGTGGAACAGAAGATAATTCTATAAGTTGTGCTTGTCCTCTAAACATTTGTGCTGTTGAAGTTACTATTTCACTCATTCTATTAAATATAAATTCTCCTAATTCCTTATCTAAACTTCTTATTGTACCTTCCATAACAACTTCTTCAGGTATTATATTTGGAGCATCTCCACCAGCAAATTTACCAATTGTTAGTACTGCTGGTTTAGTTGGAGATACTTCTCTACTAATTATCTCTTGTAAAGATAAATATATATGAGAAGCAATATTTATAGGGTCTACGCCTGTTTCAGGAAGAGCACCATGGCATCCAGTTCCTTTTACAACTATTCTAAATCTAATACATCCTGCTATACTAGTTCCTAATCCATATAATACAACATTTGAAGGTGTTCCAGAGTGAACATGCATAGCCATAGCAGCATCAACTTTAGGGTTTTCAAGTACACCTGCTTTTAACATATTTTTAGCCCCAGTAAATCCTTCCTCATCTGGTTGGAATACTAATTTAACTGTACCTTCAATTTGATTTTGGTTTTGTTTAAGTAGCTTAGCTGCTCCTAAAAGCATTGCAGTATGCATGTCATGACCGCAAGAATGCATACATCCATTTGTTGATTTAAAATCACACTCAGTAGCTTCATTCATTGGAAGTGCATCCATATCTGCTCTTAATAAAAATGTTTTTCCTGGTTTATTTCCTTGTATAGTAGCTATTATACCACTTTCACAAATTTCTTTTGGATTATATCCAAATGATTTTAATGTATTTATTACAAAAGCTTTTGTTTTAGGTAATTTAGCTCCAACTTCTGGATTACTATGAATTATTCTTCTATAATTTACTATTTCATCTTTTATTAAATCTGCTTGTTTTATAAAGTTATTCATATATTTGCACCTCTTTATTAATTTTGATAAAAAATTTGCTTATATCATATTTTTCACTATATACAGTAAAAAATTCCTTAATGTATAAAGTGTTTTTTTTAATATAAACCTTAAATAGGACATATATAGTCTGTTTTATAGATATTATTTATTTTTTTAGATAAAGTTAAACACATCAAATCGAATTATATTTTGTATTTTGGAAATAATAAAATAGATATTTATTAAGGAGGAAAACAAAATGCAAAGTGGGAATTTAAAATGTAATGCAACTGATTGTATACATAACATAAATTATGACTGTAAGGCAGGTGCCATACATGTAAGTGGGCTTGGTGCAGTAGAGGTTAAAGGGACTAGTTGTACAAGCTTTGTAGATAAAGAGAGTAGTAGTTTAGTAAATAGTTTAGCTGGAAGTCCTAATGAGAAAGAATCATTTTTTAATAGTTCTAATAACAGTTTTGTAAATAGTACAGGTGATTCAACTACAAAGCCATCTGATATAAAATGTGAGGCTCATAATTGTAGATATAATGAAAATAAAAAGTGCTATGCAGAATATGTTGAAATAGATAAAGTCGATGTATATTGTAATTCCTTTGATTATGGAGGACATATTTAATACTATAGAAAATACGCTTCTTAAAAATATTTATAGAAGCGTATTTTAAGTAGATATCTATAATAATTTGTTTTGATGTTTCTTTATCTGGTACAGAAAATAAAGCTATATAATTCTCTGGTACTTTAATTTCTGCCATACCTTTTAGTTGCCACTCTTTATATTTACATAGCCTTTGAATATAGTTTATGGCTTTTGCTGTATCTCCTCCACAAGTCATTACAAAGTAAACTTTGTTACTTCCTAAAAATTTTGTATTTTTTATAAAATCCGTAACAACTATTGGCAACCTTCATGCATAAGTAGGGCATACGAATACGAATGGTTTATCTGTTGATATTAATTCATCTGTTTTTCCTTCTTTTATAAGTTGATTTAGTGATATCAGTTCATCATTTAATTCTTGTGCAATTTTGCGAGCTACATATCGGCTATTACCAGTACCGCTAAAATATAAAATCATAATTATATCTTTTTAACTATTTTTTATTTTAAATATTAATCCTTTTTCTCTAATAAAGTAATTTATCCATAGATTGTATTTTAATAAATATAAAATTTACTAGTTTAAAAAAATTATAGAACATTAATATTTTTTAGATTTATTGGTAAAGAATTTGATTACCATTAAATTTTAATGCCTATTTAGGTTGTATAGATTTTATATTAAAATGTGAGCATACACTGTTAATCCTAAGCGATACCTTTAACAGCTG
Encoded here:
- a CDS encoding M20 metallopeptidase family protein, whose translation is MNNFIKQADLIKDEIVNYRRIIHSNPEVGAKLPKTKAFVINTLKSFGYNPKEICESGIIATIQGNKPGKTFLLRADMDALPMNEATECDFKSTNGCMHSCGHDMHTAMLLGAAKLLKQNQNQIEGTVKLVFQPDEEGFTGAKNMLKAGVLENPKVDAAMAMHVHSGTPSNVVLYGLGTSIAGCIRFRIVVKGTGCHGALPETGVDPINIASHIYLSLQEIISREVSPTKPAVLTIGKFAGGDAPNIIPEEVVMEGTIRSLDKELGEFIFNRMSEIVTSTAQMFRGQAQLIELSSVPPLTNDTNLANELGNYVKDLVGEKSVVSFEGGGMGSEDFASYSYEVPSVYFMLGAGTEQENPLYGLPMHNNKVVFNEDIMVTGSAMHAYCAIEWLKNNK
- a CDS encoding DUF1540 domain-containing protein codes for the protein MQSGNLKCNATDCIHNINYDCKAGAIHVSGLGAVEVKGTSCTSFVDKESSSLVNSLAGSPNEKESFFNSSNNSFVNSTGDSTTKPSDIKCEAHNCRYNENKKCYAEYVEIDKVDVYCNSFDYGGHI
- a CDS encoding flavodoxin domain-containing protein: MILYFSGTGNSRYVARKIAQELNDELISLNQLIKEGKTDELISTDKPFVFVCPTYA